The Arachis hypogaea cultivar Tifrunner chromosome 16, arahy.Tifrunner.gnm2.J5K5, whole genome shotgun sequence genome contains a region encoding:
- the LOC112754973 gene encoding UPF0496 protein At3g19330 — MLQWLSSKSLPPHASTSVPTLPLSPAPAPAPPHSQGNSTENSSTASSPGPNIARAYDDAVQANSYNEIRSVIQAPLQDHLHLHQQIHEVEVIDEEDKEDSHHRHVLAHALRPDRQSIREALANAESCRGAATLTRLASDYFDHSEKTCGIYLLLHRSVRRARDIYKPLHELIAVLPDDASGSFNRHLCDRAFDLFVQFDSQENPFVFPHNFSDVRDSLSGLKLEIERRRLRCYARIRLLKRFHTSCLACLVVTAVGAVISAVLVTAHAVAGFAAVAACGGSCLPKKKVKKELTRLNQLNAASKGTLVMNDIDTVNSLVDRLQTAVEGDRVLIQFALNRGRERHPIQEVLKQLRKNQQSFEPLLAELEVQIYLCFNAVNKARMLLLQEICLYPNL; from the exons ATGCTTCAATGGCTCTCCTCAAAATCTCTTCCGCCACACGCTTCTACTTCAGTTCCCACTCTCCCTCTGTCTCCTGCTCCTGCTCCTGCTCCTCCCCATTCCCAAG GCAACTCCACCGAAAATTCAAGCACTGCTTCCTCGCCAGGCCCTAATATTGCTCGCGCATACGACGACGCCGTTCAGGCCAACTCCTACAACGAGATTCGTTCCGTGATCCAAGCTCCCCTGCAGGACCACCTACACCTGCACCAACAAATCCATGAGGTTGAGGTCATTGACGAAGAGGACAAAGAAGACTCGCATCACCGCCACGTGCTCGCCCACGCGCTCCGTCCCGATCGACAGAGCATCCGGGAGGCTCTCGCTAACGCCGAATCCTGCCGCGGCGCCGCCACACTCACTAGACTCGCCTCCGATTACTTCGACCATAGCGAGAAAACCTGCGGAATCTACCTCCTCCTTCACCGCAGCGTCCGCCGCGCACGCGACATATACAAGCCTCTCCACGAACTCATCGCCGTTCTCCCCGACGACGCTTCCGGCTCCTTCAACCGCCATCTCTGCGACCGCGCTTTCGATCTCTTCGTCCAATTCGACAGCCAGGAAAACCCGTTCGTCTTCCCGCACAACTTCTCCGACGTCCGTGACAGCTTATCCGGCCTCAAGCTCGAGATTGAACGACGGCGCTTGCGGTGCTATGCGAGGATTCGCCTCCTCAAACGGTTCCACACGAGTTGTCTGGCCTGTTTAGTTGTAACCGCCGTGGGAGCAGTGATCTCGGCCGTGCTGGTCACTGCGCATGCCGTTGCCGGCTTTGCTGCGGTTGCTGCCTGCGGCGGCTCGTGTCTTCCAAAGAAGAAGGTAAAGAAGGAACTTACAAGGTTGAATCAGCTGAATGCTGCATCAAAGGGTACTCTTGTGATGAATGACATTGACACTGTGAATAGCCTTGTTGATCGGTTGCAAACTGCGGTGGAGGGAGACCGGGTGCTGATTCAGTTCGCGCTGAACCGGGGGAGGGAGAGGCATCCCATTCAGGAGGTTCTGAAGCAGCTCCGCAAGAACCAGCAGAGTTTTGAACCGCTGCTTGCGGAACTCGAGGTACAGATATATCTCTGCTTCAATGCTGTTAATAAGGCTAGAATGTTGCTGCTTCAAGAGATATGTCTTTATCCCAATTTGTAG